The Tenrec ecaudatus isolate mTenEca1 chromosome 17, mTenEca1.hap1, whole genome shotgun sequence sequence AGCCCCAGAAATCCTATATCACGTCACTacaagttggaatccactctgcggcagtgggtttgggtttcgtGTGCAGGCAGTACCatcctgtgtgtttcatcgatgagCAGGCTGAGGCCTCATGAGGGCCAATAATGTACCAAGGCAGAAGGATGAGCTAGGTGGCAATGCTGGGACCCTAGACTCTGACTGGCTCCAGAGCCCATGCTCACCTGCCTGATGAAAGGGCCTCCTTAACACACTACCTCACCTGGCAGGTTTCCAGGAATCCTGCTCACACACCTTTCCTTCCTGGGCATGTGGAGCGGCTGTGCCTCCCTGGAGCTTGAAGAGAGCCACATGTAAGCGGCCTCAGTGGAAACACATGTGGATACGTCTGGTGCCACCAGGTTTTGGAGTCACCACAGTGGATGGTGCGCTCCGCTGGCCCTCCCCGGGCAAGCAGCATCACTGAGAAATTCTGTTGGTTTATGATTGCTCTCTGGGGATGGTTGTTACGTAGCGTGATCTTGCCCCACCTGACTGCTGCAGGCCACATGCTGTTGACACCCTCCCTTACCAGAGCCCAGTGGCACAGCACTCACCTGTTCCTTCTTGGAAGTCACTGAAGTCAGGTGGGAATCCCTGGACCGACAGTACTGCTGGGCGCTGTACCAGGTTTTGGTGGTGTGAGAAAAGTAATAGTAGCTCCCATTGAAGTATTTCCAGTCTTGAGAGACCATCTGAAGAATgtcccctggaggacagacaagaaCCAAAGGTGGATGCTGCTCAGCCCGTTTCTCGGGAGGATTGGGGTACGTGAGTGAGATGCAGACAGAGGGATGAATCGGGCCAGGTTCTGAGAGCTCAGGTCCTCATGCATAGGCGTGGGGACCCTCTGAGATTTGGAAAGCCTAACTGAGCTGAAGAGAGTTTCTGGGCTAGAGAGGGATGAGTGAGAGAAGAGAGATCGAGGGGCTCTACCGAGAGAAAAGCTATTCTCCACCGGCCATCACAAGGCTTAGAAACATATTGGGAAACGACTGGGCTTGGGATAGAATGGAGACACCTCAATGCTTTCACAGTTGCACCTTGGGTGGGAGCTCCTGTCGTCCCCCGGTCCCTCCTCTCCTGGGCAGCCCCTTGAGTCCTTGAGTCCTCTCCTCGGCAGCCCCTTGAGGACTCCCCTTGAGTCCTCTCCTGGGCAGCCCCATGCTGAACCCGCCTGCCCCTGCCTGGCTCCTCCCTCTTTGCCTCCTCATGCACAGGCACACTGGCCCCAGGTCCGAGATGGACCAGTCCCAAGGATACTGCTTGGACCCTGGCCAATACTTACTTTGTTGTCTGAGCAATTGGTCCAGCCTCTCCAGGGTGCTCTGAAGTCCCTGGATCCTTGCCTTTAAAACACCGGCGTTATCCAAATCTCTTTTTAACTCTGGGATTTGGGCATTGAGCGCGCTGACGTCCTGCCAGCTTTTTGTTAACATCTGGATCTGTGCGTTGGCCCACTGCAGACCCATCTCCAACACCAGGAACTGAGAGTGCACATGTTGCAGACTGACGTTCACCCTCTGGATCTGAATGCTGGCGGCCTTCAGGCCACCGCGGTTCTTCTGAATGACAAGTCCTTCAGTGCTGATGTTGTCCACACGCCCCGTCAGCAGCTCATGGTTGGTCTTGATGTTGGACAGCGTGTCCAAAAGCCAGGAATCTGAATTTGAGACATCAAGAGGTCAGCCCAGGATATCCCTGGGAGCAGGGTGCCCGCCCACACAGTGGCCTCCTCCTTAACACGGCCATTCCACAAATGTACAAGGGGCGTCCACCACGTGCCAAGAACACTGATGAGTGCAGACGATAAGAAAATTGATCCGACAGAAGCTCTGTGCTCGAGGAACCCACGGGCCAACAGAAGCAGGGATTTGAGCCCAGTCCTGGACTTTCATTTCCTTTGAGCAGACAGGGCACCCTCGTAAAGCAATGGCCTCACTCCCACCCTCCTCACGCTCCTTGTGGCGCTCTGGGCCCCATATCACTTGATTCCCTTTCAGAGACCTCTGCCTTGGCTGTCAGCCAGGCCCTCCTCTGAGTGCCCACAGGGCCCTCCCTGGACACACCACACAGCCTCCTGGTCTGGAAGCGACTTCTCCGGAGAAGATGGAAATCGAGAATGATAAAACCATGATCCCCTTGCTCTCGCCTTTGCCTTCGCCCACGTAACTCGGGTCCCAGGATGGGGTGCCTTTGAGGCACaaagaaaccaagaaggtgggagggggattaggaaggtggggaggaagaggagttGATGCCCAGGGCAAGTAGAGAGAAAACGTTTtgggaatgttgatggcaacaaatgtacaagtgtgctcatATGATTGAATGGTGGATTGTTAGAAGATTTGGAagagcccccccccaaataaaatgactaataaaagtaaaataaattttaaaaccaaGAAGGTTCAAAGGAGAGCCCTCTGGAAAAGGCAAGTTAGAGGCCAGGGGGTCTTGTGGGGCAATTGGCGGGAGGAGGCTTTGCTCCAGCTACAAGTCTGAGCCCACTGTGCCCAAGGCCATGAAGAGAAAGGACAGCCAACTCTCTCCCTCTGCTCGGCAGAGCTAGCGAACAGGAGGAGGAGGGCGGCGCAGCCAGGGACCAACCCAGAACCAAACAAACCCGCCGTCGCcaggttgatgccgactcacagtaaccttacaggacagggcagaggacaggtttctgagactgtactgtctactggagtagaaagccctgtttatctcccaggagctgctggtggcttcaaactgcagaccatatgcatggcagcccaatgcctaatctcTATGCTGCCAGCTACACCGGGCATGAAACTTTGCCAAACCAGATGAGGGCAAAAAGGTTCATCGCATAACCAGTGAATGAGTAGGAAGATTCCCATGAGGTGGGCCTCACAGAGACGGGGGATTTGTGAGCTTGTTGGGGCTGAGGACACCCTTGGGCCTCAGTCCCTCACAGGGCCAGGCAACATGTCACTTGCTGCTCGGGGTGGCTCCCAGGTTCTGAATCAAAGGGTGCCACAGTTtcaggaaggaagaggaagacgGAGATGAGCATTTCCTGAACACAAAAATGGGTATTCCTGAGCGCAGAGTGCGGGCCTGGTGACCAATCTGGAAAGCCCCCGGGAGTTTGGAAGGGCAGAGCAGGGACTCGTCTGTCCTGTccccccttacccccacccccgctgagCCTGCTCCTACTCAGGGAGAGCGGAGGTAGGAGCCTGTGTGAACCCCAGAGCCCGGGCAGGAAGAGGGGTCAGCCAGGGCGTCAGGAGTGCCACTGGCTAGGACCGAAGGGACAAGTGCAGTAGataaagttgggggggggggactcacAGAGGATGGCCTGCAGCACGACTGAGGTGACCAGGACCAGGGTCAGGAAGGTCAAGGCGGCGCACAGGGTGGAAGGTTTCCTCAGAGCCAGAGGCCCATCGGTCTTGGGAGGAGGCTCTGTGGGAAGGAAAAAGCAAACATTTATTGAAGGGCCAATCAACAACTCATGGGGGTGCCCTGATCCCCCACCCTCAACCCCCCACTCCCGCAGGAGGGCAGCAGGCTTGCCTCTGGGCCAGAGGGAGATGTTCTGTTTGTCCACGGAgaagtgggcacagggaagctcctCGGTGGCCGTCATCCCGAGTCACACACTTCGCTCCCGAACCTCTGACCAGGGCCTTTTATCTCCAGGAAATGAGAAGTGAGTCTGATGGGGAGGCCAGAGTTCCTCATTGCTGGCTTGCCCCCGAGGAGGTTCTGCAGGGACTAGGCCCAGCAAGTGTGGCCCTTTCCAAGCACCTCACCGCCATCTTTTTGCAACACTGTACCAATCCCATGGGTTCCACAACCAACTCAAGCCCAGTCCTCTTTCACGTCGCGCACAACACGGCAGGGAAACCGTCACTGCTTACTTTCACCGAGGACAACCAGCCTGCGATGTGCTCCGAGTCATTTTCACAGTAGCTGCTTCCCTTCCCACACTCAGCAGAG is a genomic window containing:
- the CD207 gene encoding C-type lectin domain family 4 member K, yielding MTATEELPCAHFSVDKQNISLWPREPPPKTDGPLALRKPSTLCAALTFLTLVLVTSVVLQAILYSWLLDTLSNIKTNHELLTGRVDNISTEGLVIQKNRGGLKAASIQIQRVNVSLQHVHSQFLVLEMGLQWANAQIQMLTKSWQDVSALNAQIPELKRDLDNAGVLKARIQGLQSTLERLDQLLRQQRDILQMVSQDWKYFNGSYYYFSHTTKTWYSAQQYCRSRDSHLTSVTSKKEQEFLYKTAGERTYWIGLTKAGSDQDWVWADGTPFSKAQSARFWIPGEPNNAGNNEHCAYLKAASLQSWNDVSCDRQLLFICRQPYTPSES